The stretch of DNA ACGAAACATCTTTTACATCATGAAAAGCTTTCAGAGGGGTTCTTTGGTCTTCTTGTAGTTTGTTCTCCACCACAACATTTTAGTTCACTGAAATAAGAATCAAAACTACACTTACACAGACTACACAGacttaaataaattaaaaatggaaaaatggaaagtggaaagcagaaagaaaaaaggaaaggagggaagaaagaaagaaggaaagagagtAAGGAAagcatgaaagaaagaaagagagtaaGGAAAGcatgaaaggaagaaagaaagaaagagtaaGGAAagcatgaaagaaagaaagaaagattaaGGAAAGCatgaaaggaaggaagaaagagagtAAGGAAAGCatgaaaggaaggaagaaagagtAAGGAAAAcatggaagaaagaaagaaagattaaGGAAAGCatgaaaggaaggaagaaagagagtAAGGAAAGCatgaaaggaaggaagaaagagtAAGGAAAACATGGAAGAAAGAGTAAGGAAAGcatggaagaaagaaagaaaggaaagcacgaaagaaagaaaggacagcacgaaaggaagaagaggaaggacagcatgaaaggaagaaagaaagattaaGGAAAGcatgaaaggaagaaagaaagattaaGGAAAGcatgaaaggaagaaagaaagattaaGGAAAGcatgaaaggaagaaagaaagattaaGGAAAGCAtgaagggaagaaagaaagattaaGGAAAGcatgaaaggaagaaagaaagaaaggaagaaaggaaagcatgaaagaaacaacaaacaaacaaacataaaaaaacaagataatctCACAGTTTTTGTCACAGATGATAATTATTATATGTTTATAACCGTCCTTCGTCCTGATAACAGGAGACGAGAGTGCGTGAACGAGAAGCGATGTTCGACTGTAACATCCTGCAGATGAGACGATGACAGAACGTAGGATTAATCACTAAAAGACACATTTATAATGTGGGTGtcgtcaaaataaaataatttcacacACAGGATTGGATACTTTACTCGGCTCCAGATTAAAAACGGAGGATAAATTCTGTCCCGtgagtaatctgattacttcaCTGACCTTCAGTATTGTGGAAGATGTGTCATTAATTAAGTCgtcattcattcactcactgGGGGGAATGTGTTGTAGCTAGGAGCAGGGTCGTTCACTGGTCAGAGAAAAATCCAATATGTCAGACTGACGGAGGTGATTAATGACTGGTGGAGGTCGTCAGGTAAATCCCTGAGGGTTCACATCCACCTCAACTGGAGGCTCGTGATTCGTTTGTTGTAACGAGCTCACGTGTCTGCTTTGTGTCAAGAAGCCTCGTAGATTTATTTTACTTTCTTCTCTGGGAaatttttacaaaaaatgaATCTTCTTGGTTTAAAACTCATTCTTTAAAGTGACCTTCTGCAACATCtgaggtgttttctttttatgattGTGGTCTCGGAGGAAAAATGCCTTTTTtgtcatcattttcattattttgccAGAACAAGTATGAAGCTACAGACAACATACGATTAGCTTTAAGCATTAAGTTTAGAAAGAACGGGGAAACAGCCGGCAGCTACAGGCGAGCGAAGCAACTATTTTGAAACTGTTGATACATTTAAGTGTTTGTAtgagaaaatgcaaatgaaagtgtgattttttttttttttttaaatgagtagAGTGTGTGACGACAGTATTAATTACCAAATGGGTCTTTTGTATCGTGGGTTACTGTTCAACAGTTAGCATCAACAAAATAAGCCACAGACACAATATTATTAACAAACGTTTTGCCGTCTTATCTGTAAGCATTAACctacaactcaacaaaatagctaaaggtaacgttagctagaaAATGCTAACAGTTCTACCgatcacagcaacaacaaccaaTACCTCAAAACTAACTTAAGAAAAACATTATCTGCTATTTCACACATCAGTCCTCAGTCGCCACATTCAGCTGGAGAGATGATTTAAGCGTCACTCATCAACGAGACGTTTTCACCCCAAAAATGATCGTTAAAGATTTAATAATTCTTTAAAATTGAGTGTTTCGTAAGTGAACTACATGGTCgttcacctgtctgtgtgtcgaCATTGTTTTATGTATATGAGCCGAGGATGTTGTTTCCAtggtaaccacacacacacacacacacacacacacacgtatgcacCCGTAGAGTCCCGTAGAGTCCTACTTTGCTCGAGATGACCTCTGGCCAACATTGCTCATTAGCCTTCACCTCTCTGCCTGCTGGGAACCATCACTGGTGTAaatctcacacagacacacacacacacacacacacacacacacacacacactctcgcagGACTGGCCtggtttactttttttttccagtcagcATTTCTTTTAAACTCCAGGTCAGCTTCTCTCTGTAGAGGTGACGGTTATTAATGATTTCTCCGTCCCTGTTGTTCCCCCCTCTGTGTATTCTCTCTTCATCATagcattgatttatttatttatttagtttttcttccTTCTCCACCTGCAGGGCGTCGGTCTGTCAGTCCACGGACGCTTTCGAGTGGCCACGGAGAAGACTATGTTCGCCATGCCGGAGACCGCCATCGGTAAGACTGTCCGGCCGTACCGGGTTTCCTCCATGGTGAGGAGGGGAGGacgagaaggaggaggagggacactGGTTGGCCCACATTAGTGTGAGCTGGTATCTTAGACCATTAATTATGTAGGAGGTTCAAGTTCAGTTGCAGCTGGATCCACTTCATATGCATTCATAGTTGGAGGTCTGTCTGCACGGGAAGCCGGGAGAGAAATAAACTGAAGGACAGATGAGTTGTGATGTGATGGGATAGAATTAGAACTGCTAACATGACCAGTGTGGTAACAACGAAAACAACGTCGTGCCTGTGGTGGTCAAAATAACATGATTTTAAGATTCGAGGTCCAAAAATTAAGAACTTGGGGGTAATGTCCAAGTGACCAGCaatcaaacaacacaaaataaaagattaagCAGCTTTAATTCGTGTCCCATCGATGGACATGGCATTTCCTGTTCATATAATAAGAAGCTCACAGTTTTAAGCCCACTACCAGATGTTCAGTTCAGATCCCTATCACACAAGAGGAAATCCTTTTAGCAGCAGGGTGGAAGcataaaagcaaacagaaaacacattaaatacacTTTAAGACAATTAAAGTTGTATTATATGCGCAAGCAGAATAAAACAAATCGTGTTTGACAAAGCAGCTAAAGCTTAGtcaacactgaaataaaatgctgagTCGTGCAGCGACCCAAGAGACACATTATAATTGAATTAAGAGACGCTTGTTACACATAAGAAATGAAAACTATAAAACTATTGCAGCTCATTTTGTAAACCTGAGATTCTCACTGGATGAGAGGATGGTTTGACTTAGTATTCCTGTGATTCATCCCTTTATTTAAACATGCATACAAAAACAGACACCAATACATATAATTTACAATTAAAAAAGCTTAATAATTGATAGTTGATGTTCGCACAGTGTCCCATGACACATGAGAGAAAACTGTTGCAACCATTTTTCCCCCGAAATatccttcatttgttttccagtcCAGGAAGTTGACCCCGGATCATCATTGAGCCGCAGCAGTATCTGCAGTCGGTTTAGTGGTTATTAAAATGGACttaaactgtgatttgtcaGTTCAAACTATGTTCAGCTGAAATAACACAAGACTGACCTTCACATCTATTTTAAAGCTTCAGGAATAGTTTAGTTAAAGCAACACTCATGTTATTTCAGACTCGATACAGGAGTTATTGTGCATTTTAAAGAGGAAGCTGGTCCTGTTTTGATTGTTTCAGATGTGTTGAGTCAGTCTGGTTGAACTGTTGTGCAACATTTTGTTCTACGTGAACACAACATTAGCTTATCTTTGCAAAACCTTCCAACAAAATTACAGCTATTTGTAAAGAGGACTTTCTACaacaagacagaaagaaagcaagaaagaaaagtattaaagaaggaaagagagaaaaaaagaaagtgaaagaaagaaaagtgttaaagaatgaaagaaagacaggaaaaaaagcatcaaagaaagaaggaaagaaatgcatgaaagaaggaaagaaagaaaagcatgaaagaaagaaaagcacaaaagaaagaaaagcacaaaNNNNNNNNNNNNNNNNNNNNNNNNNNNNNNNNNNNNNNNNNNNNNNNNNNNNNNNNNNNNNNNNNNNNNNNNNNNNNNNNNNNNNNNNNNNNNNNNNNNNTGACAACGCTGTACTTATATCCTTGGTTGATGTCAGGAAGAGATCACATCTTGGCTCGAAATGCCTAGTTTttccaccacaaacacagctggaaaatgtccctaTATCTTGTTGAAACACATGACACATACATTTGAACACGTCggttgtttgcagaaacataaaatgctAAAATTTTGTTCTGGGCAGCCTGATTAGTTAAGCCTGCACATAAACGAGGAAGAGGTGGGCCAAGGATCTGCCAGCATCATTTATCAAATAATAAAAGACTGAATCAAGGACGACTTTGAAATGAATGTCTGCAGTTGACTATTGATTCTACAAGTACTTTGTGTCAGTGGTGAGTTTTAATGCTGAGCCTTCTGCTTCAATAGATCCCAGACCTGGAGAAGGAGCTGTTGGACTTGAAGTCTCCTTCTGTTGACGACATCTCCAAAGTCCTGGACTCATTCCAGAACCAGGTGAGAATCTTTACACATGTAAACAGTAAGACAACATCAACATTAGGATAAGGCCTACAGTTGATCCTACAATatacaaaacaatgttattatacaATATATGATCAGTGAGCTGCCCTtcagaaatctgttttcatgtcTCCGTCCGTGCTGATGATTCTGGTTGTGTCCACAGAGCAGTCTGGACTCTGAGAAGCCTTTTGTTTTGGAGAAGCACATATCTGATATTGACAGGTGAGCCTTGAAAATTCTTCTATTCTTCCTCTTGTCTGTTATTCTATAGTTCATTACCGTCAACAAATGCCATGAAAATACCAAAACCGACAGCGTGTTTGTCTTTCTGATGTTAACCTTCAAAAGCTGATGAGTACTTTTATCTAAAACAGCTGAGCGCTGTGGTTTCAGCAGGtgttactcagacaggagttCAGTAGATAGTTTGTTAGTATTCATCTATTTTTAGCCGTGGATTTTTGGCTCAGTGATGTTTTTAATAGTCTCTGGAGCAGCAGTGCTCTGTGGCACCGAGTTATAATATATATCGGGCTTTTGAAGTAAAatacattgtttgttttgttgtcataagaaaaatatagaatatcagCAGCCAGAAACGGACACAAATAAGAGGGAACTGAGTCCATGTTGAACTGTCTCTCCCCTCAGGCTGTTCAGCTCCAGCAGTGTGGAGGGCATCGTGCAGAACCTGAAGGCCGACGGCTCGGAGTTCGCCAACAAACAGGCCGAGGTTTGATGATTGAAAGATCATTTGTTTATTCTCCAAGTAATCGTAGCAGCACAAAGGCGGATCCACCAGTTCCCTCTGTGCTGCACCATCAGATAAATCCCACTGACGGTGCTGGAGAGGAGCCAGGGTGTTATTTGGCTTTAGCAGTATATGTCAGTAATTAGTAGTTACCCCAGTTTAAGCACTTAATGGGGTTAGTCTTAGTGTTGTATGTCGTTCGCTGGACCAGAATCCCTGACTGTGAGATTTCAGAGCTCTTTGTAGCCTCACATATTTTCACGTTGTTTACACCCAGATCGAAGGCGTATAACCTCTAACCCGTAGAGTAGAGTGTACACTTGCTTTACGTTCAGGATCCTGAATAATCAGAATTAAAGCCAGTGGGTGGTCGGCTCAGCCATCAAATATTTATTACACAACCACAGACTCTCTGTCCTCCCCTTTTCATTAAACATTCATAGACGTCTTTGTCCTACACAatgctttgtttctgttttttcaatattttccataattcttctttttgtaaaagCCATCTGTCACCATCTTGTCAAAGTCTCTTATATGGAAAGGCTCAATTCAAAATGTCTGGACATCATCACTCTTGCAGACTTTGCAGGCACGTTCACGGGGAGTCTGTGAGTGCTGAGAGCTGCTCAGACCCACAATCCATCCAGCCCGAAAGGGTCCTCAAGCGGACTTCACAAGTCCACTTGCGAGTTCACTTGGGGTCCAGACTTCACTGGACTTCCCTGGTTTAATTACCCACGAATCATTGCAATATGATGTGGCATACTTTACTAAAACGTTAATTGAATCATGTGGACCTGAAATAATATGTAACCATATTATGACACATTAATTTAGCCTATAAAagtaataaattacattttatcagCTTGTATCGTCTTCTGCAGTGTTGATgtgatgacagtgaacacatcacAGTACAACTGAAGGTTTGTGTTTCCTCTTCCAGACTCTGTCAAAGATGTCGCCCACCTCCCTGAAAATCACCTACAGGCAGCTGAAGGAAGGCGCGACTCTGAGCCTGGCAGACGTGTTGGTGATGGAGTATCGACTGAGCCAGGCCTGCATGGTAACAAAACCAACAGACGCACAACCGACAGAGAAATGATCAACATCCGTCAGCTTCATTTCAGGACATTTAACTCTAGTAACCATATTTGGTGTTTTCTTATGggattgtttctgttgttttgcagagagGCTGCGACTTCTATGAGGGCGTAAGAGCCGGTAAGTCACTGCAGAACATGGAGACAAAAGTCGAACATGGTGGGAAGaagaaattaaaggagcagttcactcatatttctttctctttatcctgactctctgtgtgtttccagtGCTGGTCGACAAGGATCAGAGTCCGAAGTGGAGCCCGTCCACGCTGGAGGAGGTTTCTGATCAGATGGTGGATCAGTGCTTCTCCTCGCTGGGAGACAAAGATCTGACTCTCTGAAGTCCGACAGCTTCTCCCCTTCAAACACACACCGTAAAAGCCTTCGCCGAGCTTCACGTCCTCACATCCCTTTATGGTATGCGAGAGGACAGCGGCGCTGAGGATAAGAGAGAGAGTTATTTTATGACAAACATGGATCATATACTTCATAATTCAATGACGTTTTAGAGGAAACATCCAGGCTGCAGCCGAGGAGGAGAATCTGATTCACACTCACGGCCAGAAATCCAAAATAGTAACAGAAGAAGTAGCTAACAGACGCCCTGTGTGTCACACATGAGAAATATTTAGAGTAAACTAGCTCTTCGGTGCAGCGgagtctttttttaattcaaggaATCTGCAGCATTAACACAAGGacgtgaggaggaggatgagctCACCACCGAGTGCTTTATTACATTTCCTGTCGGTGTTTGTTGATGTGACATTGATCGGGATCATTTGTATTTGCTGTGTGGCCACTTGCTCTAATTCACATCATGCATCATCTCCATTTCTTCATTTCTGTACTCTGTGTTTTTCCGGTTTCAGTGAAATCTGTAATTGTAGatagaaatgttgatattcTCTGGCACTCCCAAGAAATGTGACAGATTTAATGATGTCTCTGTGTTCTGAGTGCATTTACACGACTGTTACTTTCTTTGCATTTTaggaaacaaatgtattttcagcagtttgaaatgtgtgtcGTATCACCTCCCTAAAAATCAATATCTGCATTATTAATGAGACAAACAGTCTGATTAGACATCCATGCTGGAACAGAGAGCAATAAAGAGAGCTAACACTAAATGTCGTGTGTTCTTGTGAAGGAGCTGCTCGTTGTATAAAAAAGATCTTCAGTTATTGAGGGCAGGAACTTTTATGAGTTGATTGTAAAGTGTCCTTGTAAAAACGGGAACAGGCTTTTTATGAAGGAGCCTTTGTTATCAGCATGAAAGCACCAAACTGCCGCTGAGATATGAAGTCTGGAAAGTAAAAATTTTATTTGCATGTTGGGTTGTGAGCAGGTCTGTTCCACCTGGATGTACGTTACAAATGATTGATCAAGCAAATGAtcacaaacacatgatgaaatACTGACGAGGAACAGAGGAGTCTGttaataagaaaatgaaaaatggttGAAAAAGTTTGCGACTACGAAgagtttttaactggttatAAAACTCTCAATTGAATCCTGATGCCTCGATGTGACCTACAAAACAAATAAGAACATCAGTGAGAAATTTGGCTATTTTTATATACTAATTATTTTAATGTCCCTCAATGGCTCAGATttccccaaaaatgaaaacattactAGAGAATGATGATAACTTCAAACTTTAGCTCAACAAAATTGCTCTTACAGAGCAACCAGATCTGTTAGCTGTGGCTACGTGCACGCTAACCTTCATGTatgaaagacactaaaacaaGGTTTACTTTGTTTCCCTGCTGTCATATTAAAAACTTGTTTTACTCGGTTTGACAAATGAATAGAAAAAttctggtgaaaaaaaagtttttttcatgaaaaataaagtctttttttttttaaatccttaaaacatttataaCTTGTTTTCTCAAATGGAAAAAAGATCTCCTGAAACACCTTTTCactattttacacattaaaaaaataattctccCAAAAAACGTTTTCACTCGGTTTCactcatgaataaaaaaatctgcagaaaaaaggttgttttttttccactcagtttctcaaataaaaaaaaatctctccatccaaaacacatgaaaaaagtaATTCTCCTAAATTCTCCTTTAAAAAATCCTGAAATCGTTTTCACTCCGTTTCTTGCATGAAAAaattctgctgaaaaaaatccttaaaGACTTTCAGGgtcgattttttattttatttgagaaaCCAAGTGAAACACTCAGCTGTTCAGCAAATAAGATAAAATTTCTCCCACAAAACAATGTTTGGTGAGAATTTTCTCCAGAAAAATGTTAAGCTTAAAGGTGACAGgtgacagtgtgtaacgatttaagtgaTTTATTAACTcgaatcaacgtcttcgttcataagttaAAACgtgttttcgctcagagctagcttgactgtggaactgagagggaacctctagttttatagcctttataactaactacatctttacctcattacttgaatcagtagaaatactcgacgctgttgggaaagagtccatattttgaaaatgagtttcttgtccgtcagggccaccgtagattccggaacgtctccaacgtcttcagaacgggaggggtgagcaaaggagtgttgcaatgtagaacctcacagctagatggcgctaaatacttgatatattacacactgtccctctAAGCTTTTAAGATCTCCAAATAAAGCTTTTTTCACTCGGTTTCTCAGATGGAAAAAAGATCTCCTAAAAAAacttttctgaaaacaaaatctGTTCGATAAATTACCTCAGCGCCACGAATTCTGCAAAAATACGTTGATTCTTTCTGTCACTTGCTTCGACAACAAATGCTAACAAGATCAAGATCTTTAGTAAGAGGCGGTGGTTGTCATCCtgtttttgtccacagggggcgccagaatcaacacacAATGAAActtccttgtagctgctttaaagtTACGACTAAATGGCAGCTAATAGAGTCGTGTagggatgacgtatttttgtaggctaacctggaagttagcGTCACCCAGGTTCCCTCGACTGATAACTCGGTGGCAAACCTacacgttttgttcagcaaaaaaaaccaCGTAAATTAAATCTCTAGCAGTAAAAAGCAAATGTTAAAACCTAAAACATGCCAGCTGGTATCAATGAAGGTTGACTTTACTTTATCTATCaggaacctttaatctacaggaTGAAACaccttctctttgtctctttgagTGTTTTCTCTTCCTGCCTCACATCCACAGTTTGACTCAATCTCATTTCATCAGCAGCCTTGTATAAACCGTGCGTCCTATTCATCAGTCTGAGGCTCCGTCAGCCTTCAGACAGGATGAACTCCCACATACTGTAGGCAGTAAACACTGAGAACACAGTCTGAGTGTTTCGCTCCACGTCGCTGATAAAAAACCTTTATGGCTTCCATTTACTCTTATCGGAGGAAATGATCACCAACTAATTTAATAATAAGCATTTTATCATTTCAGtcgtttttcaaacacaaatgtcaaacatttgctgattccagcttcttaaatgtgaggttTTGGTGCTTTCTGA from Sparus aurata chromosome 9, fSpaAur1.1, whole genome shotgun sequence encodes:
- the hibch gene encoding 3-hydroxyisobutyryl-CoA hydrolase, mitochondrial, producing MSLTVLTSAFRLRSICRLQRIQGHMMSSQVEPEVLLEKVGNAGVITMNRPKVLNALNMTMIRQIYPQLKKWENDKETDVVIIKGAGGKAFCAGGDIRAVTEAGKVGDSLAEDFFREEYILNNAIGVCKKPYIALIDGITMGGGVGLSVHGRFRVATEKTMFAMPETAIGKTVRPYRVSSMIPDLEKELLDLKSPSVDDISKVLDSFQNQSSLDSEKPFVLEKHISDIDRLFSSSSVEGIVQNLKADGSEFANKQAETLSKMSPTSLKITYRQLKEGATLSLADVLVMEYRLSQACMRGCDFYEGVRAVLVDKDQSPKWSPSTLEEVSDQMVDQCFSSLGDKDLTL